In a genomic window of Polyodon spathula isolate WHYD16114869_AA chromosome 21, ASM1765450v1, whole genome shotgun sequence:
- the LOC121296175 gene encoding SEC14-like protein 1 isoform X2, whose amino-acid sequence MVQKYQSPVRVYKHPFELVMAAYERRFPTCPLIPMFVDSDTVSEFKSEDGAVHVIERRCKLDVDAPRLLKRIAGVDYVYFIQKNSLNRRERTLQIEARNETFSSRVIINEFCCYTVHPENEDWTCFEQSASLDIKSFFGFESTVEKIAMKQYAGSIKKGKEIIEYYLKELEDEGVAFIPRWSPAVAPPAQPERPVSAAISIPAACAKESHGSKEALGAPGSPAEPLAGTPDDKLDADYIKRYLGDLMPLQESCLIRLRQWLQETHKGKIPKDEHILRFLRSRDFNMDKARESLCQSLTWRKQHQVDYLLETWSSPQVLQDYYTGGWHHHDKDGRPLYVLRLGQMDTKGLVRALGEESLLRHVLSINEEGLRRCEENTKVFGRPISSWTCLVDLEGLNMRHLWRPGVKALLRIIEVVEANYPETLGLLLILRAPRVFPVLWTLVSPFINENTRKKFLIYAGNDYQGPGGLVDYIDKEVIPDFLGGECVCEVPEGGVVPKALYRTAEELETEDIRLWTDTIYHSGSVFKGSPHELLIEIIDASSVITWDFDVCKGDIVFNIFHSKRAPQPPKKDTLGAHSITSPGGNNVQLIDKSWQLGLDYSMVESPLICKEGESVQGSHVTRWPGFYILQWKFHNMPACATTSLPRVDDVLATLQVSSHKCKVMYYTEVLGSEDFRGSMTSLESSHSGFSQLSAATTSSSQSHCSSMISR is encoded by the exons ATGGTGCAGAAGTACCAGTCGCCCGTTCGGGTGTACAAGCACCCTTTCGAGTTGGTCATGGCG gcgtATGAAAGAAGATTCCCCACCTGCCCTCTGATCCCCATGTTCGTGGACAGCGACACTGTGAGCGAGTTCAAGAGCGAGGACGGGGCCGTGCACGTGATAGAGAGGCGGTGCAAGCTGGACGTGGACGCGCCCAGGCTGCTAAAGAGG attgcTGGGGTGGACTATGTGTACTTTATCCAGAAGAACTCCTTGAACAGAAGGGAGCGGACCCTGCAGATAGAGGCCCGCAATGAAACCTTCTCCAGCAGAGTCATCATCAACGAGTTCTGTTGTTACACT GTTCACCCGGAGAATGAAGACTGGACTTGTTTTGAGCAGTCTGCAAGTCTGGATATCAAATCTTTCTTTGGCTTTGAAAGCACTGTGGAAAAGATTGCGATGAAGCAATATGCCGGCAGTATTAAAAAG GGCAAAGAGATCATTGAGTATTACCTGAAGGAACTGGAAGATGAGGGTGTCGCCTTCATACCCCGCTGGAGTCCTGCTGTAGCTCCCCCTGCCCAGCCAGAGCGTCCAGTCTCTGCAGCCATCTCCATCCCTGCTGCCTGCGCCAAGGAGAGCCACGGCAGCAAGGAGGCCCTTGGGGCCCCTGGGAGTCCGGCAGAGCCCCTTGCCGGCACTCCTGATG ACAAACTGGATGCAGATTACATCAAGCGCTATCTAGGAGATCTGATGCCTCTGCAGGAAAGCTGCCTGATTCGACTGCGGCAGTGGCTGCAGGAGACACATAAGGGCAAG ATTCCGAAGGACGAGCACATCCTGCGCTTTCTGCGCTCTCGTGACTTCAACATGGACAAGGCAAGGGAGAGCCTGTGCCAGTCCCTGACCTGGAGGAAGCAGCACCAGGTGGACTACCTGCTGGAGACGTGGAGCTCCCCGCAGGTGCTGCAAGACTACTACACTGGGGGCTGGCACCACCACGACAAGG ATGGTCGCCCTCTCTATGTGCTCCGTCTGGGACAGATGGATACCAAGGGACTAGTCCGGGCACTTGGGGAGGAGTCTCTGCTTCGACAT GTCCTGTCAATCAATGAAGAAGGGCTGAGACGATGCGAGGAAAATACAAAAGTCTTCGGACGACCAATAAG CTCCTGGACCTGCCTTGTGGACCTGGAAGGCCTTAATATGAGGCACCTGTGGCGGCCGGGAGTGAAGGCGCTGCTGCGGATCATCGAGGTGGTGGAAGCAAACTACCCCGAGACCCTGGGGCTCCTCCTCATTCTCCGAGCACCGAGGGTCTTCCCTGTCCTCTGGACTCTG GTCAGTCCGTTCATCAATGAAAACACTCGCAAGAAGTTCCTCATCTACGCGGGAAATGACTACCAGGGTCCGGGAGGGCTGGTCGATTACATTGACAAAGAGGTCATTCCTGACTTCCTGGGAGGAGAATGTGTG TGTGAAGTTCCAGAAGGGGGCGTGGTTCCCAAGGCTCTGTACCGGACAGCTGAGGAGCTGGAGACAGAAGATATCCGCCTCTGGACCGACACCATCTACCACTCCGGCAGTGTTTTCAAGGGGTCTCCACACGAG CTGCTGATAGAAATCATTGACGCCTCCTCTGTGATCACCTGGGATTTCGATGTGTGCAAAGGAGACATCGTGTTTAACATCTTTCACTCAAAGAGGGCCCCCCAGCCTCCCAAGAAGGACACACTGGGTGCCCACAGTATCACCTCCCCAGGGGGCAACAACGTGCAGCTCATAGACAAGTCCTGGCAGCTGGGGCTCGACTACAGCATGGTGGAGTCGCCTCTGATCTGTAAGGAGGGGGAGAGCGTGCAG GGCTCCCACGTGACCAGGTGGCCTGGCTTCTACATCCTGCAGTGGAAGTTCCACAACATGCCTGCCTGCGCCACCACCAGCCTGCCCCGTGTGGACGACGTGCTGGCCACGCTGCAGGTCTCGTCGCACAAGTGCAAAGTCATGTACTATACAGAGGTGCTGGGCTCTGAAGACTTCCG gggCTCCATGACCAGTCTGGAGTCCAGCCACAGTGGCTTCTCCCAGCTCAGTGCAGCCACCACCTCTTCCAGCCAGTCTCACTGCAGCTCCATGATTTCCAGGTAG
- the LOC121296175 gene encoding SEC14-like protein 1 isoform X1: protein MVQKYQSPVRVYKHPFELVMAAYERRFPTCPLIPMFVDSDTVSEFKSEDGAVHVIERRCKLDVDAPRLLKRIAGVDYVYFIQKNSLNRRERTLQIEARNETFSSRVIINEFCCYTVHPENEDWTCFEQSASLDIKSFFGFESTVEKIAMKQYAGSIKKGKEIIEYYLKELEDEGVAFIPRWSPAVAPPAQPERPVSAAISIPAACAKESHGSKEALGAPGSPAEPLAGTPDDKLDADYIKRYLGDLMPLQESCLIRLRQWLQETHKGKIPKDEHILRFLRSRDFNMDKARESLCQSLTWRKQHQVDYLLETWSSPQVLQDYYTGGWHHHDKDGRPLYVLRLGQMDTKGLVRALGEESLLRHVLSINEEGLRRCEENTKVFGRPISSWTCLVDLEGLNMRHLWRPGVKALLRIIEVVEANYPETLGLLLILRAPRVFPVLWTLVSPFINENTRKKFLIYAGNDYQGPGGLVDYIDKEVIPDFLGGECVCEVPEGGVVPKALYRTAEELETEDIRLWTDTIYHSGSVFKGSPHELLIEIIDASSVITWDFDVCKGDIVFNIFHSKRAPQPPKKDTLGAHSITSPGGNNVQLIDKSWQLGLDYSMVESPLICKEGESVQGSHVTRWPGFYILQWKFHNMPACATTSLPRVDDVLATLQVSSHKCKVMYYTEVLGSEDFRNACYDVESLGSMTSLESSHSGFSQLSAATTSSSQSHCSSMISR, encoded by the exons ATGGTGCAGAAGTACCAGTCGCCCGTTCGGGTGTACAAGCACCCTTTCGAGTTGGTCATGGCG gcgtATGAAAGAAGATTCCCCACCTGCCCTCTGATCCCCATGTTCGTGGACAGCGACACTGTGAGCGAGTTCAAGAGCGAGGACGGGGCCGTGCACGTGATAGAGAGGCGGTGCAAGCTGGACGTGGACGCGCCCAGGCTGCTAAAGAGG attgcTGGGGTGGACTATGTGTACTTTATCCAGAAGAACTCCTTGAACAGAAGGGAGCGGACCCTGCAGATAGAGGCCCGCAATGAAACCTTCTCCAGCAGAGTCATCATCAACGAGTTCTGTTGTTACACT GTTCACCCGGAGAATGAAGACTGGACTTGTTTTGAGCAGTCTGCAAGTCTGGATATCAAATCTTTCTTTGGCTTTGAAAGCACTGTGGAAAAGATTGCGATGAAGCAATATGCCGGCAGTATTAAAAAG GGCAAAGAGATCATTGAGTATTACCTGAAGGAACTGGAAGATGAGGGTGTCGCCTTCATACCCCGCTGGAGTCCTGCTGTAGCTCCCCCTGCCCAGCCAGAGCGTCCAGTCTCTGCAGCCATCTCCATCCCTGCTGCCTGCGCCAAGGAGAGCCACGGCAGCAAGGAGGCCCTTGGGGCCCCTGGGAGTCCGGCAGAGCCCCTTGCCGGCACTCCTGATG ACAAACTGGATGCAGATTACATCAAGCGCTATCTAGGAGATCTGATGCCTCTGCAGGAAAGCTGCCTGATTCGACTGCGGCAGTGGCTGCAGGAGACACATAAGGGCAAG ATTCCGAAGGACGAGCACATCCTGCGCTTTCTGCGCTCTCGTGACTTCAACATGGACAAGGCAAGGGAGAGCCTGTGCCAGTCCCTGACCTGGAGGAAGCAGCACCAGGTGGACTACCTGCTGGAGACGTGGAGCTCCCCGCAGGTGCTGCAAGACTACTACACTGGGGGCTGGCACCACCACGACAAGG ATGGTCGCCCTCTCTATGTGCTCCGTCTGGGACAGATGGATACCAAGGGACTAGTCCGGGCACTTGGGGAGGAGTCTCTGCTTCGACAT GTCCTGTCAATCAATGAAGAAGGGCTGAGACGATGCGAGGAAAATACAAAAGTCTTCGGACGACCAATAAG CTCCTGGACCTGCCTTGTGGACCTGGAAGGCCTTAATATGAGGCACCTGTGGCGGCCGGGAGTGAAGGCGCTGCTGCGGATCATCGAGGTGGTGGAAGCAAACTACCCCGAGACCCTGGGGCTCCTCCTCATTCTCCGAGCACCGAGGGTCTTCCCTGTCCTCTGGACTCTG GTCAGTCCGTTCATCAATGAAAACACTCGCAAGAAGTTCCTCATCTACGCGGGAAATGACTACCAGGGTCCGGGAGGGCTGGTCGATTACATTGACAAAGAGGTCATTCCTGACTTCCTGGGAGGAGAATGTGTG TGTGAAGTTCCAGAAGGGGGCGTGGTTCCCAAGGCTCTGTACCGGACAGCTGAGGAGCTGGAGACAGAAGATATCCGCCTCTGGACCGACACCATCTACCACTCCGGCAGTGTTTTCAAGGGGTCTCCACACGAG CTGCTGATAGAAATCATTGACGCCTCCTCTGTGATCACCTGGGATTTCGATGTGTGCAAAGGAGACATCGTGTTTAACATCTTTCACTCAAAGAGGGCCCCCCAGCCTCCCAAGAAGGACACACTGGGTGCCCACAGTATCACCTCCCCAGGGGGCAACAACGTGCAGCTCATAGACAAGTCCTGGCAGCTGGGGCTCGACTACAGCATGGTGGAGTCGCCTCTGATCTGTAAGGAGGGGGAGAGCGTGCAG GGCTCCCACGTGACCAGGTGGCCTGGCTTCTACATCCTGCAGTGGAAGTTCCACAACATGCCTGCCTGCGCCACCACCAGCCTGCCCCGTGTGGACGACGTGCTGGCCACGCTGCAGGTCTCGTCGCACAAGTGCAAAGTCATGTACTATACAGAGGTGCTGGGCTCTGAAGACTTCCG AAATGCTTGCTACGATGTTGAGAGttt gggCTCCATGACCAGTCTGGAGTCCAGCCACAGTGGCTTCTCCCAGCTCAGTGCAGCCACCACCTCTTCCAGCCAGTCTCACTGCAGCTCCATGATTTCCAGGTAG